A window of the Eremothecium cymbalariae DBVPG#7215 chromosome 5, complete sequence genome harbors these coding sequences:
- the SNC2 gene encoding SNAP receptor SNC2 (similar to Ashbya gossypii ADR355C) has protein sequence MSSSVPYDPYVPPEGTNSQSKAAVLKAEIDDTVGIMRDNINKVAERGERLTSIQDKADNLAVSAQGFKRGANRVRKQMWWKDVKMCMCLFLVVVILLVVIIVPMVVHFS, from the exons ATGTCATCATCTGTGCCATATGATCCATATGTTCCACCAGAAGGAACGAACTCTCAGTCTAAGGCTGCTGTTCTAAAGGCG GAAATCGATGATACAGTTGGTATTATGAGAGATAACATCAATAAAGTTGCTGAGCGTGGTGAACGGTTAACTTCTATACAAGACAAAGCGGATAATTTAGCAGTATCTGCTCAAGGTTTTAAGAGGGGAGCTAATAGGGTCAGGAAGCAAATGTGGTGGAAGGACGTTAAGATGTGTATGTGTCTATTTTTGGTGGTTGTAATTCTCCTGGTTGTGATTATTGTCCCAATGGTTGTTCACTTTTCTTAA